ATAAgatttttaagacagactgtcCACATTGTTATTTGCATCAGATCAGATTTATGTGTCCAGACATCAtcaaactatctgcatggatTGCTGTGGTAACGACGTAGGTGTCAGTAACTACATACGCTGTTGACGTGGCTTTCCAACATGGAGGCATGAGAAATGAAGATCCATGATCATCATCATGGACACACTGGCAGATAGACCCCACAGACAGGGTCTATCTGCAGTCTCGCAGACCCAgacaacacacccactttactacatgagAGTAGCAGAGCTGTATCCACCTTTTACCAAAGTGTTCCATGCCACCAAGATGTGTATGAAATATGCAACATCATCATGCCAGAATCATACCTGGTTATTCCAAGAGACCCATATGTGGCAATTGACTTATACACTAAATACATTTGAgagatgtttttcttgcttctCTGTGATTGGCTTACTTTTCACTATAAAAGCTACAAGCTGATGACAGAACACACTACTGAATATACTCTACTCCAGGGACATCATACTTACTTCATGCCTTTGCACTATTATGTTTTGAAGATGACCATGCAGTTCTCAGTTTTATGATTTAGGTAAATTGATATGACTATGTTATACTGAACATAGGATAGGATACCAGAGTCCACAGTCTTGTGAATTGTATCAATGTAAGTGCTATTAAATAAGCAAGAAAGATGAATGCTGCCTATATTAATACAAACATAGGGTAGAAACAATTCTATTTTTCCATTACCATctgttcatctttttatttcattgttttttctgAAACATAGTGATGTAGTAATGTGTATGAGTCTGCTTTTGGTATGTTTCCTTTCACCCTCATTTTGCTGTACTGTCCTGGTTTAGAGGTGGACATTGAGTGTTTATTATGAAGCTTACCTTATTTTACAAAATTATGTTGTGATCAACAGGAATATTATGTCTTTGTGCAAGCTGTCCTAAATCATATGAAATCCATAATCTCTCGGTTGTATTGTCTGGAAATAAAGAATCATATTTTGGGTATatcttttgttttaaagttCTTAATCAAATTTAATCTAGACACCCATATTTAATAATGTAGACTACATTATTATCAATAACCACCAAGCATAAAAGCTGGTGTTACAAGTCATGTTATTGCATACTCTTCTGTATGTCTTTGGCATTCGTACAATTTCTAACCTAAATGTGTAactgttttttcactttcaaaatgtaaatgcattagttttttgttttttgttgtttttgttttgttttgtttttttcaagtgtAGGAGTTTCACTGTGGTGTGATCAAACCACTGAGGAAGAGATCCCTCTGTCCCTGATTAGACCTTTACTGTTATATCATTatcaaataataatatgaacaaTGAATGGCTAATTTATgtaaactgttaaaaatataaaaaaccaAGCATTTCATGagttaaacatgtatttattgtattaaattttaaatacaaaaataaaacagtacaaTGGCCACACAATATGTTCTCTTATGACAGCAGTTTGattcaatgaatgaatgatgaactGAGCATTTGAATTGTGGCAAACAGCTTAGATTCAACATCAAATCCAGAAGACAGAACATTTTACAGTGGCAAGCCTGTATAAACTGATAAACTGTTGCATAACGCTTTAAGAACTTCTCAAATGCTCATTTAGAAGTGTACCAGTTGCTGGTTTCTCCGTTGAACAGAAATGTAACTCTCAACATCAAGAACTGATTTCCTGAACACTGGCAAATAgcacagacatgaacacatcaAATGTAGCTTCAGGAACTGGCATGAATTGTATGCATCATTTGGTAGGAGTCTATTTTAGTTACTGGCATAACTACGGACTATGTGCAAcaacatgtttgtatgtattcatTATGCAATAcatgcaataactgattttttgggaCATCGGGAGCAGAAACAAGGTGTGAACAAATATTGACATATCAGCTTTTAAGCTGACATATAATTTCAACATCCAGCAGTTAGAGAGCAAAAATATCATTAATTTGGacctgtgtttctgtccacctggtgaatctaagtccagtattcactctttTTTGGCTCATTTTTTGCcttctaccaactcctgagacaAATATTTTGATCTTTACCTGCTAAATATTCTACCATTTTCACCAGctagtgtctgtctgtctgccgttTGTTGCTgaacaggtagtgtacagtggatttttaatgcattttctcTGAACACAGCTGCGTGCTGTCCCTGAAAATGAGGCTATTAGAGacctgagagtgaaccagaataGTAAAGTTGTAGCCGGACGGCTgaaaaatgagctgaaactctaTAAACCTCCATAAAGCAGAGGGGAGCTGCAGATTCTCTGATAATTCTTTGTTGGTTCATTGCCACCTGCAACACTTCTGACATTGCACATTatcttttcatacatttttacaaaaaatgttgcttataAAATGTAAACCAAGATGAGTATGAATGTAGCACTTGATGTGTAACAATACAGAgtaatgaaaatggaaagtACTGTGGAGAATCTCAGATTAATTCGCATTTAGCATTGTTATTGAACACCTCACCTTATATTATGTCCATGGTGAAAAAGTTACCAGATAAAACATTATCAAGCTGTGTTCGAAAATCTTGGTAGGAGCATGTTTCAGCATTGAAGGttactttgatttgttttgtgcaGAGAACAGAAGACCTGtgcaaaacatacaaaaacctTTCCAACTTGCATTGGTCTGCATCCCTGATGCATTACTGCAGGTGGTTAAATGTTGTATGCTCTGTGACAGAACCACAGACTCTGCAGCATTTCAGCCACCTTcttgtttgttgcttttttgaTTCATACAAATACAGCACATTAGCTTTATGAGGTGGATTCAACTGCACATCTGTCAgattgtgagaaaaaaaagtctgttatGTATTTGGATTCTTTCTGCATGGCTTTATGGGCCATTGTTTCAATGGCTACCTCTGTGTTTTGCTCAGAAGGGAGGCAATGTAAATCCATTTGTGAGAACAAGTCAAGCAAATCCTCTTTTTCACTCTCCTTCAGTGTGCCCTGAAATGCCCTTTCAACAGTAATCTGCTCGCATCAGATAAGTAATTAGAGAAAAATGACATCAGCACTGCATTATTATCTACTGAATCAACACCAAGGATACAGGCCAAAATAAAAGCCTCTGACAGTCTCGCAGGAATCACACCATGGTCCAAAAGTCCCTTTGCCCAAATCCTTCTCAGTGCTTGCCACTGAGGAGTGACTCAGACCAGACTCAGACATGAAAAGTCAGGTCTGAGACCTGAAAAGTCAGGTCTGAGTCTTGGCACTTGCTCATCTTCCCCTTCACATTGTTCCAAGAATTGCTCTTATAAAGCAGTGTATACTTCTCTTGAAACCCCACTGGCATCAATAGCTATCTTATTTTTGAACTCCATCTTTAATTCCATATTCATCACTTTTGTTTCCATGAAAAATCCAGAGGATCATCTACAATCATAATTCGGCGAATGTGTGCATACCACATTTTGTGGTCCCTCAAGTGAAGAGGGTGGTAAAGAAATGCCTCCAGCTGTTGAAGGCTCACTGACCAATGGCAAATTCATTTCTGGAACCTGAAACATTGAAACATATAACTTAGTTGCAACATTTTACATATTGAGGCTTAAATATATTCAATGTTCAAAATAATCTTTATTCAAAGTAGACATTAAAACTACCTGTAAGAGCCTTTTCCTTGCAAATGGTCAATGTAATGTAGTTCACCAGTATTTACACAGGGTGTCACCTTTGTGTTGTGGTCAATAGAGTTTAGATAGTAAAGGTTTCAGGTGTTGCCAGGCAGAAGGGGCAAACAGTTTTTGACCATCAGGAAAAATATTACTTATTGAATTTCTATGTTCCTTAAAGCCAGAAGTTGGATTCaatgtttcctatgtatttaaCCATCTTGCAATCTATGTATTATTGTTCACAAAGTAATTCCTGTCAAACTAGTTCAACTCTGATCTTTCTACGATGAAGTGTAGCCGAAATAGAAATACTTAGTTTAATTGTTACATAGTAATGGAACCACAGTGCCATCCAGTGGACAACTTTCAGTGAGGTGAATGTTGATCACAAACCTCTGCCAGTGTATaatgttttcttattgtgaTATCTATTAAATTGCCATTAAAGTTTATATAACTCAATAGGAATGTGATATGTATGAAGGTTTACTTTGATAAGCAAAGAATTAACACTAGTAGTTATAAtgtaaacatagcacaaaaagtaaggaaatttgtgtttggtagataatttctttgttgtaacaatgcttcttggcaataaatcttataccgttggaaagcctgtttatttcccttttaaatggtgccacatttgtaacgaacatgcatttgtgggatgagcagcagagttGAGTATGTGGGTAGTGCctatgaaaaatatgccaaatctttTTCTCACTTGCCTCTCAGGGCTTCCACAAAACAGAGaagtgaaacagagaaaacagtgcCATCTACTGTGCCCAGTCAGTGCCCAAGCACTGACCCGCCATAGGTCAAAAAATATTCCCAAGCCCTACTGCAACTTGTCAATTGATAATACCTATTCCCAGTTTGAATTGATGCCTCACTGTAGCTTTGCATATGATAAATTAAGACCATCAATCTACCTGCAAAGTCATTCTGACCTGCACCTTACATGAATAGGACATGTTGAATCAGGCTTCCATAGTTTTTGGAAGACAAAGCAGTTATCTTCAGTAGAAACCTCCAAATAAGAAATCATATGATGTATGACTTCGAACAGCTTTTTTAAGTTAAAAGAACTCAGGAATCTCAGATTTAGGAACTGCAAATGATCTTGCTTTTGGTTTGACATGCTTGCATTGTCGATTTTtggttgacattgtgggtgtatgtgatgtgctgttgtgtgtagctttgtattttgtataatgtgttgctttgctttgtattgtttgttattgtgctgttatatgttttgatTGTAGGGGACTGCAGATGAGAATTAGCTTGGAGCTAAATCTTttacagtgcatcatttatgttaaaaactgtacactgtcccgataaataaatacaattaaatacatttgataTGCAGCAACATAATGTACATTTACTGCGTGTtttctagcaccacatagtgcACATAGtaagtgatagttatctcccacatgcaatgtccaatattcaagAAAATGCATATCCATGTCTGTTGCCCTCTGGCTAATGtatcataaatgtaatgtattgcTGCAATAATAGCACTTTGACTGCAGCACATCCCAATGTGCATGAAGGTACGAGGGCCcaatcatcgctgcttgcagctttaatcgTGTGTTATTTTTGGTGTGTATGTGACTTTAGCTGGGATCTTATGGTGACAGACATGTATGTTGGTAGGTCTTTATATGCATTAATATATGCAATCCTGTGCATACAATACTAGTGAACTGaaagtagtagtagtgtagTGTGGTGAAATTAGGACTCACATGGGTATATACTTAGATGTATTTGAACATgcaagtgtgtttgtctgcaaatgtgtgtatgtcatGACTAATGGTTAAATGAGGAGtgtgctgtataaacagataagaAGATGCAGAGGACTGCACTCCAGTTcacttgaagcctccagcaGGAGCCCCACACCTACACAACATGTCCATGAGCATCAACATAAATCTGcataacacataaaacaggcattaaacataaaacagcCACACAAAGCACCATATGcactacatacatttacatacaggAAATGTCAGCTGGAACACTCCATAGCATATATGAAAACTGTCAGGTATGTGATGATAGAAAAGAGCTCAGATAGTGCTCTGCTCAATGTGTCCAAAATGTAGTTCAGAATTGTGGAAAATGGTAGTTTTGCATGGTAAGAAGGTCATGTAGTCTCTCAGCCATGTCTGAAAGACACATAACGAAGACAGTAAACTTGCTTTTAAAGGAAAGTACTAGTATGCCATATGCTTAAATTTGAAATAACTGTGGGGACATTTGCTAAGCTTATTGCAAATAACTGCTGGAGGTGCAAAATATGATGTTGCAGTTTTTCACTTTAGCATGGTATTTACACTGATAATGTAAATGAAGAAGGAATAAATCACATACACAACTTCAAATGCTATTTGTGGGATTTTAATTGTCTTTTCTGGTCAGCTGGAATTTAGAAGCTATCACATTTCACACAGAAGGCAAAATGTTTCCATACAGCTAAATacattagataaataaaaatacaaagtagCCAGAAATAGTTATGGGGAGGGGGGTTTAGTTGAGAGCTGTTGGGCCTCCAACAATATATGCCATTTATTACATATACTTGAGGCTTCCTCTGATGAGCACTCTTGGGCAGTCTTATCTTTAGATGCAGAAAAGGCTTTTGATTGTGTGGATTGGAATTATTTATGGGCTGTGTTTTAACGCTTTGGCTTTGGATATTCCTTTATAAAAATGGTTTTCTTGGTATATGCCTCTCCTACTGCACATGTCCAAACTGCTCACCCTGGCTTCCGACTTTGTTTTAACAAGAGGGACCAGGTAGGGTTGCCCGCGTTCCCCAGGTCTGTTTGCCCTCTCATTGGAACCATTACCCCAGGCAGTTAGAGAAAATCATGCCATATCTCCTATCATAATTAAAGGAACACCTCATCATATTTCtctttatgcagatgacattttATTGTACCTCTCAGATGTAGCTAACTCTGTACCCCATGTTTTGAATCTCTTCCACATGTTTGGCTCCTTCTCTGGTTATAAAATAAACTGGTCAAAATCAATACTTATGCCACTATATATGACAAGTATAAACCATGATCTAACTCACCTTCCAGTCTCAAAATCATAGCTTTACTTAGGTATCCAAATCAGACCTACAATGTCACACCTGAACATAGATCATTTCAATATAGTTCTTACTGAAGTGAAGAAAGATCTCAACAGATGGTCTGTTTTAGATGCTGGTTTCCATGGTCATGTCtcttataaaaatgaatatacttCCACAAATCAGTTTCATAGTTTTTTAAGGATCTTGACTCTATGTGTAGGTATTTTATTTGGAATGGGAAACCTCCCGGGATCAGCTTTTCCACTCTCTCTTGTCCCAAAATTTCTGGTGGACTCTGTTTACCcaattataaatattattattgttcttcAAATAAATTTTGGTGAataatttcaaatgtttttgtctctgaattTAAGGGTACGTTTTTGCCGCATAAAGGTACAAAATGACATGTCGCTCCAGCTGTACGTCATTAGGTACCAATTCTGTACCTTTCAAAAGAGTACATTTTTGTACCAGGACATAAAGGTACATTTTTGTCTCTAGGGGTGCAGAAATGTTCTTTTAGAGGTGCAGACAAGAAAGTACCACGTTCAAAGGTGCAGTGCTTGTACCCTGTTAGGGTACAGCTGGAGCGACAAAGCATTGGTACCTATTCCTGTACCTTGATTTCTTAGTGTGTAGCTCATTTACGATGGCTTTATAAATAAGAGTGTTGTTCCCCTCGAGTGGTAAGTGATGTCCACTCTACCTTCTCACATAGGATACAATGATGAGTTCTAAAACTGTCACCTGTAATAAATCTAAGAGAACTGTAATACACAGCATCAATGCATTTGAGGGTGTGGGCAGCACAGCAGCATGCATTTGAATTACATCTGCATAGTCAAgcactgataaaaatgttaCCTGTACAATCTGCAACCCACTGCTgcttattgaggaaaatgacccaatgttacatatttgtgcatggcaaaagtatgtggacctttgaaggggaaattagagttgaGTTAGAGGGTGAGTGTCTTCAAGCTGGCTGACTTTTTGCCGCCAGCTTTCTTTCACGCTCTCCAACCTGCTGGACTCTTCCTCAACAGAggttctcttcctctctgtgtcttcttTCTCAGCATGGAGGCTCCGTTCAAGAAAGATGACCTGCTCATCTCTCTTTTTGATTGCCCCTGCTGCCTTCTCCAGCACTTCATGCAGCTTCCTCCACCAGAGAGCATTGGCGGagtcatatttttctttctgagtAGAGAGCTGGCAGTGAAAAGACCagatctcttcttctctgtttctgttcttgTCTTTTTCCTCCTGAACGTCACTCTTcaacttcctcttttcttcttcagtgacAGAGAGATTCTTCTGCATGGTCTTCCTCTCATCCAGAAGTTGCTCTCTGTCACTTCTCCAGGACTCCATATCCTTTAGGACCATGATCTTAGCAGCAGTCCTCAacttttcttccttctcctgCATCTCAGCCTCCATGTGTTTCCTCATCTTCTCCATCCCTCTGTTGTAGTCCtgtgcaacacaaacacagaaatacatgaagacattttcatatcactgatggctcttttttttccttacagGAAAACAGCAATCTGTTAATACTGAGAGGAAATAGATATCACATTTACACTTTATACTGGAACCCTTTAATAAAccctttatttattgtttatgtatTCAAATTAATCTGAGGTATTTATCCAGACAGACATTCACATGTATCCATGTTTTCATCTGACTGACTGTGAGAGATGAGTTTAAATTAAGATGATATTGTAAATTAGTATTAAATGTAATCTCATTACAAACTACATCTGTGTTGATGAAAAGTGTATTTGTCTACTGTAAGCTTTAGACACAACATGAAGTCATTAAAACATGCATATACTTGTGTAGTAGTGCAGTGTTACATCCTGGTTTGACCATCTTACCCTGCTGgctctgctctctcttcttGCCATGGTGGCTGATGATCTTGAAAATGATCTAAAACGTGAGATAGACATAAAATCTTGttgactgtctgacagatgaTTTTCTCCGCAGGAACTCTTTACATTCTTGAATGGATTTGTCATAAATgctgacatcataacaggaagACAAACATTCTTCTGTAGACTGACATCATGCAGCTAAAGGAGTTCAATCAGTTTGCATGATCACACAGATGTttgacagaataaaataaaagattggAACTCAGAGAAACCACACAGAAAGTACTGATCTTTAGTTTTactcacagaaaacaaacaggctTTTTTCCTGCAGTTTGTGGACACGGCCTCATGTACACATCACACCATACTGAACTTGCCTTTATTGTTTTCACTAATAAGgttataatgtttaccatcacATCCAGATTGATAcaagtgaaaatgtttcttataacaacaatgattttcattctgttttaatATGAGTTACTTTGAGGTCACACACACCTTGCAGTCTGCATTAAAATTAGAATTTTTTCTACTTCTGCATtaatatgacctaaaatgtgatcagattgTCACACAAGTCCTAATATTAAAGAGacacaatcaaacaaatgagacaaaaatcttacatttcatttatttattagaagaagaaaacctTTATTTACTCAGGGGAAACCAATTGAGAGCAATGCTCTCATTTACAATGGTGGCCTGCAAatacacaaccaaaacaaatcataacaaaaagtgtaaaaaaaatgtaaaaccaatAATCTTATaccaaacataaacacaacacaaacacaagacaaattaTATAAGACAGTAATATGAAGTACATTACAGggataaaacagacacattaagAAAAACAGGAGCATTCATTACAGAAAACATTGTCCAACAGAATCTTAATATGTTTAAGGGATAAAAATTTGTCTAATTTAAGGGAGTCCTGCAGCTTGTTCCACCTATGAGGAGCATAGTAGGTGAATGCAGTTTTCCCCAGCTCTGTATTTATATAAGGGATATCTAACAGAATGCATTCTTGTGAACTAGTGTGGTATTCCATATTAAGTCTTAaaagtgatgataaataaaatgtgtcagtAGTAGTCATGACCCTGAGCCGGCAAAAAGAGCAGGTCCAGCAGTCCATTAATGTGGATTTCAGGGAATTGATTTAACTTGAGGAGCAAGACAACATGTTTGTGATGAACACATTGTTTCCCGGATTAATGCAGTAATGCTGAAAAAGTAATAATAGTATAATTTTGGTTTCTAATTTGCCAGACTGCTAAGCTTTTTCACACAGTAACTAGACATATCCCAAGCCAATCATAAAGGATTGGGACTTATCTGGCCAGATTTTTAAGAATCTGTATTGGCTAAAATAAAGCCATTACTGTACTATACTGTGTTTTGTCCACCTCAG
This sequence is a window from Thunnus albacares chromosome 12, fThuAlb1.1, whole genome shotgun sequence. Protein-coding genes within it:
- the LOC122994229 gene encoding vicilin-like seed storage protein At2g18540 is translated as MSISRFRSFSRSSATMARRESRASRDYNRGMEKMRKHMEAEMQEKEEKLRTAAKIMVLKDMESWRSDREQLLDERKTMQKNLSVTEEEKRKLKSDVQEEKDKNRNREEEIWSFHCQLSTQKEKYDSANALWWRKLHEVLEKAAGAIKKRDEQVIFLERSLHAEKEDTERKRTSVEEESSRLESVKESWRQKVSQLEDTHPLTQL